GGAGGCGCTGGACATGGCGGTACTCCTGTGCTGGTGGTGCTTGGCGGGCCGGGTATGCCCCGGCCCGTCCGGTCGGCCGGTCAGGCCGTGGGGCGGTCGTCGACTGTGACGACCATGCGGATGACGCGTCCGCTGGCGTCGCTCTCGGTCGGGGAGAGCAGCAGCCCAAGGACGGCGCGTACGAGCGAGCACGTGGTCTCGGACGGCTGGTGGTGACCGGTCTGCTCGGCAGCGGTGCGGATCAGCTCGTTGGTGGCGTCGGCGGGTGTGTAGGCAAGCCCACGGCGCAGCAGGTGATCGGCGAGCCGGAGCGCCTTCATCGCGCGTCGGGTGGCGCGATAGCGGGCCTGGGGCCAGCCGGTGGGAAAGGGAGTGGGGTCTTCGGCACGCGACATGGCGGTGCGTTCCTCTCGGACAGGGATGGTGGTCAGCGTGTGTGGAGCTGGCTGGTGCCTGCGAGGGGATTTGAACCCCTGTCCACCCGCAAGTGGGGCCGCTCTACCGCTGAGCTACGCAGGCTTGGGCCGCCGGTGCGACGGCGGGACAACGCCAGCGTCTTATTCGATACTAGATAATAAATGCCCTGAATGCAAGTGGTCACCTCCTCTTCGTGGCGGTGCTGGAGGGGCGGGGTGAGGGTGGCGCACCGCGACCATGGGGCCGGTGGCTCGGCGGCGCGAGGCGTTCTCGTGGCGCTCAGTTGGCGCTGTTGCCTGAAGCGGTCGGCAGCGGGGTGCCCGCCTGGTAGTCCGTGCCCGGCTCGGGCGGGATCGGGTCGCCGGTGGCGAGGTCGGTGCAGTACGCCGCGAACACGTCGGCGGCTGCCATGGGTTGGGGCCACCCCTCGGTGACGGACCAGCCGCGCAGTACGGATGTGCTGTCGGTGGTGTGCGTGCGCGTGAAGATGGTCGCGTCCCGGAAGGCGGTGGAGGTCTGCGCCAGCAGGTGACAGAACATCAGCCAGCCTTCGTAGTCGGCGTTCGCCTGGTCCTGGTCGTCGGGCGAGCATTCGACGGTCACCGAGGCGGAGGCGTAGCTCCCGAGGGCGGTATGGGCGCTGCACACCAGGTGATGGCTTCCCGGGCCGAGGGCATCCAGCAGAGCCCCGAGGGCCTGGGCTGCGGTGTCGAACGGATCGGGCAGGGTGGTGGGGTCGTGCATGGCAGGTACTCCGCAGGGTGAGTGGCCGGAGGTGAGGGCTGGGGCTGCTCGGCAGTCCGCCGGCGGCAGGGCGCGGCGCCGAGCCGGGAGCCCCTCGGTGAGTCGGTGGGTGGAAGGCCTGGCCCGCAGGAGCTGTGGGCGCACGGCCGGGAGGGAACTGTGCGGGCGTCGGCGCCTGCACAGTCCTGGTGGAGCGTCCGGCGGTTGGGGCCCGGTGCTGTCACAGGTCTTCCAAGGTGAGCAGTAGGCCGATGAGTTGCTGCCTCAGCAGCGGGAGGGTGTTGCCTTCCGCGTCGGGCCCTCCGGTGAGCAGGACAGGGCCGTGGTAGGGCTGGTGTGTGTAGCCGAACCGCCGGGCGAGTGCCGTTGCGGCGGGATTCACGGAGTGGTTGTACAGACCGTCGTCGTCAATCCACATGTCCCACTGGCGGGTCAGGGCGACGACGTCGAATCGGTCGCATCGCAGGGCCGCGCGCAGCACTGCGCGGCGCTCGGCGCTGGATTCGCTGTCATGGCCGAACGGCAGGTCGATTTCCACGAGTTGTGCGTCGCAGGTCAGGAGCAGGGCGGAGGGGGTTCTCGTCATGGGTGCTTCTCGTGCTGGCTGCGGAGGAGGTGGTCGGCCCGGCGCGCGGGAGCGCGGGTGCGGTTCGCGGGGCGACCGCACGAGGCTCGACCGCGGGCCGGGCCGTGGGCGGCCGGGCCCCAAACGAAGGGAACGGGCCCGGCCGGTCTGTGGCCCGCGCCGTGTCGCAGTGACCGGCGAAGGACGCGTCAGGTCACGGGGGCCCATAGGTGCGGAACCCGCCGTGCCTGGCGGCATGCCTGAGGTAGTCGATCCACTCGGGCCACCAGTCGGCGTCTTCGATGACCTCCGAAAGGAGCGCGGGGTTCGTGGCCCTGCTGGTCTCGTACGCTGCGAGAGCTGCATGGATCTCACCGGGGGTGACGGTCCAGCCCTCGTCGCCGCCGAGCTTGTGGGCCGCGATGCCCTCGGGTTGCGGCGGCGCCCAGGACAGCCGCTCCTCAAGAGCCTTGCGGTACCGCTGGACCTGCGCCGGAGCCGCGTCGCCGGTGTAGTCGACAGGGAAGCCGAGCATCTCGAATGCCGGGGCGAGAGCGGCCTCCCCGGAGGTGATCCCGTACGCCTCGGGTGCGGGGCGGTCCAGTGGCCGCGTGGCAATCAGCATGCCGAAGTGGTCCATGAGCGCCCGGCACTCGCTCATCGCCCAGGTCGTCAGGTAGAAGTGCGTGGTGCGGACCGCCTCCATCGCGTCGTAGGCCCTGTTGACCTTCGTTTGCACGGCTCGGTACTCCGGGTGGTCATACGGGAGGTCGAGCCCGTCGCGGTGCTCCACGGCTGCGTCGAACAGCCTGCTGGCCGCGTCGTACGCTGCGTCCTCGCCCTCTGGGGCGCGTACGAGGTACATGTCGTAGCCCATTCCTGAGACTTCCCTTCGTGCGGATTCGGCGCCTGCCAGGACGTCACTCCAAGCAAGTTCGATACTAGATTAACAAGGCGAGTGGGTCGGGTATTCCCCGGATGGCGGCCCCGAGTTGTTCAGCGGGAGGGGTATCGGTCACCGAATCCTCCGCGCCTTCTCGGCCTCGCGCTCGGCCTCGCGACGTGCGTCGGCGGCGGTGTATCCGGCCGTGCACCATGGACGGCAGAACTGGCCGGGCGGCGCGTCGCAGGTCTCGCACGTGTCGTCGAAGTCCTCGGGGCGCCACGGCCGCAGCGAGCTGATCATGCCGGGGAGTTCCTGCTCTGCGCGGCCAACGCGGCATCGACAGCGGGGTCCTGCCGGGCGGCGGGGCGGCGGGTTCGCCTGCGCGGCCGTTGCTGGGCGCGCAGGGACGCGATCTCAGCGCGGAGTCGACCGACGCGATCACGCTCCTCGCGGGCCGCGCGCTCGGCGTACTCGGCGTAGGCGGGCAGGTAGTCGGCGCGGCGCGCGAGCGACCCTCGGTAGTCCATCAGCACCAAGATCAGGACCGGGTGCGGACGGGCGGTGAGCCACCGGGCGGCCGTCCACCAGCTGGAGACGGCGGTGCGGGCGTCGCGGCGGTGGGCCTGAGCCTTGCGCTCGAAGCATGCCGCCTCAGCCTCGCCCCTACGCATCGACCAGTCGAGGAAGCGCAGCAGGCCGGGGGTCTCACGCTCGCGGGAGGCGTCCAGCAGGCGGGGAAGGTCGGGCCGGTGAGCGACGTCCTCGGCGCAGGCACGCATGACCAGGGCGAGGATCTCGCCCGTTGTGGGGGAAGGGGCGTTCCCGGCCGTTGACTCCACGGGGGTCATCGCGGCGTGCTGGTACGGGGAATCGGCGTCTGTCCACCGCACCAGGCCACCGGTGTAGCTGGTCGCGCTGCCGCGCCTGCGCGGCAGGGACTCGGCCGGCGCGGTTGCTTCCATGGCGTTGACGGAGCCCAGACTCACGCGCAGCGCGGTGAACTGGTCCCAGTGGCGCGGATGATGGGTGCCGGCCACGTGCACGCAGCCGCGCAGCGCGCCCGTCAGGGCGTACACGACGGCGTCTTTGCCCCGTGGCTGGGGGGTGGCGCGCACCGTGCCGGACGGTGTGTCGATGGTGAGGATGTCGTCGGTCACGATCAGAACTCCCGGCGGTCGGAGGGAACATGGGGCGGTGGGCGGGTCCGCCGCCCCGCGCAACTTGTGGGTCGGCGGGGCGGCGGATCGTCGGCCAGTGACGAGCTGGCCGGTTGGCCGCGCCCGCTCGCCGGGGCGGGAACGGCGTCGGGGAGGCCGGCGGTGTCGGTCCCCGCAGCCTGCGGGGACCGTTGGGGCCCGGCAGCCGGAAGCGAGTCGGTGCGCTGTGGCGCGGGTCGCATGTCCGGCTGCCGGGGGCTCGGGGGAGTCAGCGTCCGGCGATCTCGCGTAGGCGGGTGAGGAGCGCTTCGGCGGTTCCGTGGAACAGGGCGGTGTCGGGGAGGTCGAGCGCCTCTGCTGCAACCTCCTCGGTCAGGCGGTCCACGCCGTCCTTGTAGGCGTAGCGCCTGGGCCCGAGCGTCCAGCCGGTGAGGTGCGCAACCCAGCCGCCGCCGCACATCGTTGTGCCGCACGAGGGCTCGGTCTCGGGGGCGAGCGACCTGCCATCCGGCGTGGACAGCCAGGCGGTCATGTCGAATGCCTCGGGGTGGGTGTCGATGGCGTCGAGGACGGCGGCGGCCACCTCGGCGGGGGTGCGGGGGTAGGTGGTTTTCGGCATGGTCAACTCCGGCTTCGGGAACGTCTGCGGAGGGTGCCGGTCGGGGGCGGTGGCCACCGTGAGGCGTACGCCCTTGACCGGGTGGTTCGCGTAGTGCTGGTGGGACTCGAACCCACGACCTCAACGGCTTATAAGACCGGCGCTCTACCAACTGAGCTACAGCACCTCGGTGGTGAGGTGTGGGGGCCGCGCCCCGGTAGGGCGGGGCGCGGCCCTGGAAGCGGCCGGGGCGCGCGCGGGGAGGGAAGCCCCGGCCGCTGGTCAGCTGAAGAGGATTCGTCTCATCGTCTCGTCGATCAGCGCTGCGGCTTCGTCGTCGGGCATGTCGTCGAGCCTGGCGAGCGCCTCGAAGTCGATCTCGACGTCCAGGTCCGCGAGCTGCTTCTCAGCGATGACGAATTGGATCACTTCCTGCGCGCTGGCACGCTCGTTGCCTTTCGGGGCGACGCTGGGGGCGGTGGGCTGGGATGCGGTGTTCTGGTGGTCGTCGGCGGTCATATCTCCTCCGTCACGGGGCGGTTGGTGCGGGGTGTGGGTGGACCCGACCGGATTCGAACCGGCGCGATATGCGCTTTTAAGGCGCTTGCTCTGCCACTGAGCTACGGGCCCTTTGGGGGTGGGCCGCCGCCCCGGTGCCGGGAGATTCCGGGGCGGCGGCCCTGGGAGCGGCCATGCGCGGGGGAGACGCCTGGCCGCTGGTCTGGTCAGTCCCGGCATGTGACCGCCGGGCTGTGTCGGCCGGTCACCCAGGGGGGCGGTCAGAGGTTGTGCTGGAAGCGGTATTGCCTGACGAGCTCGATTGCTGCGTCGCGGACGGCCCCACGTTCGGTCTTGCCGGTCTTGCGGGCGTTGCTGTAGGCAACCGAGGCGCGGACGACCGATCCGGCCCGGATCAGCCTCTGCTTGACGATCTCGTGGCCGTGGCCCGGCAAGTCCTGCTTGGTGATGTCGTGGATGGCGGCAGCGATGGCGTGCGCGGCGGCGTTCTCGTCGGTGATCGGTACCGGGTCAGTGTCAGCCATGGTCACGTTCCTTGAGTCCCTGACGGGGTCTTGGGCGGGCCGCCGCCCCGGTACCGGGGATCCGGGGCGGCGGCCCTGGGAGCGGCCGGGTGTGGGGGAGGACACCGGCCGCTGGACTGGGGCTATGCCGGAACCGGGAATGCCGTTCGGTAGGTGACGGAAGGCGTCTCCGGGCCAAGCGTTTCGTGGAAGGCGTTGCGGACCTGCTCGGCCGTGAGCGGCCTGAGCGTCTGGCCGTCGACCACCCAGCCGCGTACGGTTTCCTCGCCTGTCGGCGACGTCGTGCCGAGCACAACGCTGCCCGTGGCGACGATGAAGGCGAGAGCCACGACTTCTGCGACTGCGGCGGCATCGGCATACACGCCGCTCCACAGAGCGTCAGTGCCTTCCCCGAAGACGTCGAACCAGGCGTAGGCGGAGACGGGCTCTGCGTTCCTCGGACGGACAACTGTGGTGATCACGTGTCGTCCGGGACCTGCCGTCTGCATCAGATCGGTGACGGTGGCCACGGCGTGCGCGGTGACGGGCGCCAGGCGTTCCCGGGCCTGGCTGGATGAAAGGTTCTTGGCGCCCATCAGGCGTTTCCCCTCGTGTTGTTTCGGCGACAGTTGAGGGAGTCACCCCTCAACCTCTAAATTCGATACTAGATAATAATGGCCTCGAAGTCAAGCCTTGCCGGTTCCGGCTCGGGCGCCTGTGAGCGGCACTCAGGTGCCGCTCACAGGCTGCCGTTCCGGCGGGAGCGGGAGGCCGCCGCGCTCCCGCCGGGGCTCGCTGACGGCTACGCCGCTGCGGCGATGGTCATGGCGGAAAGGGCCTGCGCCTCCAGCTCGTAGGCCGCATCCCCGTCATCGAGGGTCTGCGCGGTAGCGGTGATGGCCTGCATGATCCCGCCCGCCGTGGTCTGGCCACCCTTGATGAAGTGGTTGAACACGGAGTCGCGCACACTGTCGGAGAACCGCAGCTGCTTTGCCACCAGTTCCACGGTCTCGGCCGGGCTGGTGATCTCGCGGCCTGCCTCCCGCTGGATGTCGGCCAGCTTCCGCTCGACATAGTCGCGGTTCATGAACGTTGCGACGGCGTCACGGGTCTGAGCCGTGATCAGCGCGAGATTCTTCTCCTGGGTGTCCTTCGAGAACTCGACGATCCCCTCGCTCATCCGGGCACCAAGGTGCACCTTGCCGAACGCGTCCTTCGTGATCGTCATACCGTTGCCGCACACCCGCGCGACGATGCGGGGTGTGATCGCGTACTTGCCGCTGCCTACCTCGCTGTTGGTGAGAACGAACCCGGCCGAGACAACGGGCAACTGATCACCCGTCTGCCCGGTGAACGGCGACCGGTACCCGCGCAGCAGCTCGGGAGCAAGCGCTGCGACGTGCTCGGACTCCACCCGCACGATCATGCGCCGCTCCGTAAGGTCGGCGCCCGTGATCTTCACGGGGTGCCCAGACTCCCGGATGCCCGACAGTACGGCGGTGGCCATGTCCAGATGGTCAATGATCTTGTAGCCGTCGGAAAGCCACGCACGCAGTACGCCCGGCTCGCCCTTGAAGGCACGAAGCAGGAAACGGCGGGTGGGGTCCCTCTGAAGCCAGCCATTGACGTTGAGGTCGTACAGGTCGACCGCTTCGGCGCGCATACGGCGCAGGTAGGCGGTAGGGATCTTCAGTTTGTCAGCAATCCCCTCGTCGGCTACGGCGGTGGGGCGGTAGGCGCCATCAGCGCTTGTCACGCCACTGGGCGTCAGTACCGGATCCACCCCGGTCACGGTGAGGTTGCCGCCAACTGAGGTGATGGCGGAGGCAGGGGCCACCATGTCGACCTTGGCCTCCTGGTCCCGCTCCAGGATCTGCGTCAGGTCCTCAAAGGATGCGTTGCGGGTGTCCGTCACCGCGGCGTGCGCGGTGATCTGGTTGGTCTCGTGAGCCACAAGGGCTCCCTTCGTGTTGTTCGGCGTTCCACCGGCGCCACTCGGTGTACTTCGATACTAGATAA
The Streptomyces umbrinus genome window above contains:
- a CDS encoding DUF932 domain-containing protein, translating into MTDTRNASFEDLTQILERDQEAKVDMVAPASAITSVGGNLTVTGVDPVLTPSGVTSADGAYRPTAVADEGIADKLKIPTAYLRRMRAEAVDLYDLNVNGWLQRDPTRRFLLRAFKGEPGVLRAWLSDGYKIIDHLDMATAVLSGIRESGHPVKITGADLTERRMIVRVESEHVAALAPELLRGYRSPFTGQTGDQLPVVSAGFVLTNSEVGSGKYAITPRIVARVCGNGMTITKDAFGKVHLGARMSEGIVEFSKDTQEKNLALITAQTRDAVATFMNRDYVERKLADIQREAGREITSPAETVELVAKQLRFSDSVRDSVFNHFIKGGQTTAGGIMQAITATAQTLDDGDAAYELEAQALSAMTIAAAA
- a CDS encoding DUF3846 domain-containing protein yields the protein MTRTPSALLLTCDAQLVEIDLPFGHDSESSAERRAVLRAALRCDRFDVVALTRQWDMWIDDDGLYNHSVNPAATALARRFGYTHQPYHGPVLLTGGPDAEGNTLPLLRQQLIGLLLTLEDL